A genomic region of Arachis hypogaea cultivar Tifrunner chromosome 5, arahy.Tifrunner.gnm2.J5K5, whole genome shotgun sequence contains the following coding sequences:
- the LOC112800953 gene encoding zinc finger BED domain-containing protein RICESLEEPER 2-like: MNSETVSNLVTTGVGSEAAPVEVDEPSSKRLRPATSDVWNFFKKLGPDKDGVERAECKGCKKVFKAGVWQIQLILMNSLKNDEVLIRNMGEKMMIKFNKYWEEYSVVLAFGAVLDPRFKLNTLVHCYNEIDPISAKDKVELVKSKLYKLFEVYDQNSSTTVESSSQLSSNFSQATSSAIGTQLIKIVGDLMSRNQEAEVKSGKNQLDIYLSEATLFCNDAIIDVLQWWKDNHHRFPTLSLMARDLLSIPITTVASEFAFSMGSHVLNKYRSRLLSDNVEAVICTRNWIRGYDDFEEDKDQEDIAKGEGYSSGVGSNDVIDLYEDEDEN; the protein is encoded by the exons ATGAATTCTGAAACTGTGAGTAACCTTGTTACCACTGGAGTTGGTTCTGAGGCTGCTCCGGTCGAGGTTGATGAACCTAGTTCGAAAAGGCTGAGACCAGCAACCTctgatgtttggaattttttcaaAAAGCTCGGTCCAGATAAGGATGGAGTAGAACGTGCTGAGTGtaaaggatgcaagaaagtgtttAAAGCTGGAG TTTGGCAAATCCAGCTGATTTTAATGAATAGTTTGAAGAATGATGAAGTGCTTATAAGGAACATGGGAGAAAAAATGATGATTAAGTTCAATAAATATTGGGAAGAATACAGTGTTGTTCTTGCATTTGGGGCAGTTCTTGATCCTAGATTTAAACTCAACACTTTGGTTCATTGCTATAATGAGATTGATCCTATTAGTGCTAAAGACAAAGTGGAGCTTGTGAAGAGTAAGTTATACAAGCTGTTTGAGGTTTATGATCAAAATTCCTCTACAACTGTAGAGAGTTCTTCCCAACTTTCAAGTAATTTTTCTCAAGCAACATCTTCTGCAATTGGAACTCAACTTATTAAAATTGTTGGT GATTTGATGTCCCGTAATCAAGAAGCTGAAGTGAAAAGTGGAAAGAACCAACTGGATATTTATTTGAGTGAGGCAACATTATTTTGTAATGATGCAATCATTGATGTTTTGCAATGGTGGAAAGACAACCATCATCGTTTTCCAACCCTATCACTAATGGCACGAGATTTGTTGAGCATTCCTATTACTACTGTGGCTTCAGAATTTGCATTTAGCATGGGTTCTCATGTTTTGAATAAGTATAGAAGTCGTTTGTTGTCAGATAATGTTGAAGCGGTGATTTGCACCAGAAATTGGATTCGTGGATATGATGATTTTG AGGAAGATAAAGATCAGGAAGATATTGCAAAAGGAGAAGGCTATTCTTCAGGAGTTGGTTCCAATGATGTTATTGACTtatatgaagatgaagatgaaaattaa